A stretch of the Nicotiana tabacum cultivar K326 chromosome 6, ASM71507v2, whole genome shotgun sequence genome encodes the following:
- the LOC107817497 gene encoding short-chain dehydrogenase TIC 32 B, chloroplastic, with protein sequence MDLDKFHRAFIYTWFSTIAAILQFKIPSFALMKAALKYLVGIAGPSGFGSKSTADQVTQHSSINSQLTAIITGATSGIGAETARVLAKRGVRIVIPARDLKKAAIVKESIQKESPMAEIILLEIDLSSFASIQRFCAQFLSLGLPLHILINNAGKFSQKLEFSEDKIEMTFATNYLGHFLLTELLLEKMVETAEATGIQGRIVNVTSVVHNWVKRDQFRFCKLLNPKNYNGTRAYAQSKLANILHAKELSRQLKARNANVAINAVHPGIVKTGIIRDHKGFITDSLYFMASKLLKSTSQGAATTCYVALSPQTEGISGKYFADCNESHCSVLANDETEALKLWKGTRVLIHRRLLPPVG encoded by the exons ATGGACTTGGATAAGTTTCATAGAGCTTTTATATATACGTGGTTTTCAACTATAGCTGCAATCTTGCAGTTCAAAATTCCAAGCTTTGCTCTAATGAAGGCTGCTCTCAAATATTTGGTAGGCATTGCTGGCCCAAGTGGCTTTGGCTCTAAATCTACTGCTGACCAAGTCACTCAACATTCATCTATCAATTCTCAGCTCACCGCAATTATCACTG GCGCAACATCAGGGATAGGGGCAGAAACAGCAAGAGTACTGGCAAAAAGGGGTGTAAGGATAGTAATCCCAGCAAGAGACTTAAAGAAAGCAGCAATTGTGAAGGAATCCATACAAAAAGAGAGTCCAATGGCTGAGATTATATTATTAGAGATAGACTTGAGTTCATTTGCTTCCATTCAGAGATTTTGTGCTCAGTTCTTGTCTTTAGGGCTGCCCCTTCACATTCTCAT AAATAATGCAGGGAAATTTTCGCAGAAACTGGAGTTCTCTGAAGACAAAATCGAGATGACTTTTGCCACAAACTACTTAG GTCATTTTCTATTGACAGAGTTGCTATTAGAGAAAATGGTTGAGACAGCAGAAGCCACAGGGATTCAAGGAAGAATAGTGAATGTTACTTCAGTAGTTCACAACTGGGTGAAAAGAGATCAATTCCGCTTCTGCAAATTGCTCAATCCAAAGAA TTATAATGGTACTCGTGCATATGCTCAGTCAAAATTGGCCAACATATTACATGCCAAGGAATTGTCAAGACAACTAAAG GCAAGAAATGCAAATGTGGCTATCAATGCAGTCCATCCTGGAATTGTAAAGACTGGAATAATCAGAGATCACAAGGGCTTTATCACAG ATTCTCTCTATTTTATGGCATCGAAGCTTCTAAAGTCAACATCACAG GGTGCAGCAACCACATGCTATGTAGCACTGAGCCCACAAACAGAAGGGATAAGTGGGAAATACTTTGCAGACTGCAATGAAAGTCACTGTTCAGTTTTAGCAAATGATGAAACTGAAGCTCTTAAGCTTTGGAAGGGTACTCGTGTTCTCATCCATAGAAGATTGCTTCCACCTGTAGGATGA
- the LOC107811527 gene encoding kinetochore protein SPC25 homolog isoform X2 gives MKSGVGETMRTKMEELRLICDREIPIQQQKLDASARSFRNSLDSTKAQAQESLQLQAKLGKLKVELRELEDKLVKALAVKTRKEAKQIALADSISATKARVEKLRGAVENQRARKEEYAAIISQQSDGVKFIFTNIDANNQDKEYFFTIRHENDVYTLVDCDPQLNDTNELLRELNKSNGLFKFVRIMREKFQAAVAHGTLPDIASRDQDTSIISMSAPVSSISTDSRSEFSSQLQEHQFDEHNKNSRKLDRAKGGRPVVLSPGSASSLRRSPRFKVKR, from the exons ATGAAGAGCGGCGTAGGGGAAACTATGAGGAcgaaaatggaggaacttagatTGATTTGTGACAGAGAAATTCCCATTCAACAGCAGAAATTGGATGCTTCCGCTCGCTCCTTTCGAAATTCCCTCGATTCAACCAAGGCCCAAGCACAAGAGTCTCTTCAATTACAGG CAAAACTTGGGAAGTTGAAAGTTGAGTTGAGGGAATTGGAAGACAAATTGGTGAAAGCACTTGCAG TGAAGACCCGAAAAGAGGCAAAGCAGATAGCATTAGCAGACTCAATTTCTGCTACGAAAGCTAGAGTAGAAAAACTTAGAGGGGCTGTGGAAAACCAAAGGGCCAGGAAAGAGGAATATGCAGCCATAATATCTCAACAAAGTGATG GGGTTAAATTCATATTTACCAATATTGATGCCAATAATCAGGATAAGGAATACTTTTTTACCATACGTCATGAGAATGATGTATATACTT TGGTTGATTGTGATCCACAACTAAATGATACAAATGAGCTGCTCAGAGAGTTAAATAAGAGCAATGGACTGTTCAAGTTTGTCAGGATTATGAGGGAAAAGTTTCAAGCAGCTGTAGCACATG GAACTCTTCCTGACATAGCATCTCGTGATCAAGACACTTCCATCATCTCTATGTCAGCCCCGGTTTCTTCCATTTCAACTGATAGTAGAAGTGAGTTTTCATCCCAGCTACAGGAGCATCAGTTTGATGAACACAACAAAAATTCCAGGAAACTTGATCGTGCAAAAGGGGGTAGGCCAGTAGTCCTCTCTCCTGGATCTGCATCGTCTCTTAGGCGTTCTCCTCGTTTTAAG GTCAAGAGATGA
- the LOC107811527 gene encoding kinetochore protein SPC25 homolog isoform X1 has protein sequence MKSGVGETMRTKMEELRLICDREIPIQQQKLDASARSFRNSLDSTKAQAQESLQLQAKLGKLKVELRELEDKLVKALAVKTRKEAKQIALADSISATKARVEKLRGAVENQRARKEEYAAIISQQSDALKAREEKHNKTAEQREEIEKAVVWYNKVLGLRIECGHGVKFIFTNIDANNQDKEYFFTIRHENDVYTLVDCDPQLNDTNELLRELNKSNGLFKFVRIMREKFQAAVAHGTLPDIASRDQDTSIISMSAPVSSISTDSRSEFSSQLQEHQFDEHNKNSRKLDRAKGGRPVVLSPGSASSLRRSPRFKVKR, from the exons ATGAAGAGCGGCGTAGGGGAAACTATGAGGAcgaaaatggaggaacttagatTGATTTGTGACAGAGAAATTCCCATTCAACAGCAGAAATTGGATGCTTCCGCTCGCTCCTTTCGAAATTCCCTCGATTCAACCAAGGCCCAAGCACAAGAGTCTCTTCAATTACAGG CAAAACTTGGGAAGTTGAAAGTTGAGTTGAGGGAATTGGAAGACAAATTGGTGAAAGCACTTGCAG TGAAGACCCGAAAAGAGGCAAAGCAGATAGCATTAGCAGACTCAATTTCTGCTACGAAAGCTAGAGTAGAAAAACTTAGAGGGGCTGTGGAAAACCAAAGGGCCAGGAAAGAGGAATATGCAGCCATAATATCTCAACAAAGTGATG CTCTCAAAGCACGTGAAGAAAAGCATAATAAGACTGCTGAACAGAGAGAGGAAATAGAAAAGGCTGTTGTGTGGTACAATAAGGTGCTTGGTTTACGTATTGAATGTGGCCATG GGGTTAAATTCATATTTACCAATATTGATGCCAATAATCAGGATAAGGAATACTTTTTTACCATACGTCATGAGAATGATGTATATACTT TGGTTGATTGTGATCCACAACTAAATGATACAAATGAGCTGCTCAGAGAGTTAAATAAGAGCAATGGACTGTTCAAGTTTGTCAGGATTATGAGGGAAAAGTTTCAAGCAGCTGTAGCACATG GAACTCTTCCTGACATAGCATCTCGTGATCAAGACACTTCCATCATCTCTATGTCAGCCCCGGTTTCTTCCATTTCAACTGATAGTAGAAGTGAGTTTTCATCCCAGCTACAGGAGCATCAGTTTGATGAACACAACAAAAATTCCAGGAAACTTGATCGTGCAAAAGGGGGTAGGCCAGTAGTCCTCTCTCCTGGATCTGCATCGTCTCTTAGGCGTTCTCCTCGTTTTAAG GTCAAGAGATGA
- the LOC142161603 gene encoding pentatricopeptide repeat-containing protein At1g80550, mitochondrial-like, whose amino-acid sequence MLSSVISRYSTFLPSSLLLAQFENFLFHHGYYSTPSKPQNLTSFPNYDDPNSSPPLNLPASSTSASFESLNPTIVQETLSCYNNDWRRALEFFNWAETQCGFQHTIQTCNQLIDILGKFFEFDAAWNMIEKMSSVPSMPDHTTFRVLFKRYVSAHMVKEAIDMFDKAEEFNLRDHISFSNLIDALCEYKHVIEAEELCFPKNKNDVKYSCFKVDTKICNMLLRGWFKMSWWGKCRQFWEEMDTRGVQKDLYSYSIYMDVQCKSGKPWKTVKLYKEMKKKGIDLDVIAYNTVIRAIGISDGVDVAAKLCQEMIELGCKPNVSTYNTLIKLMCENGRYKDAYRLLNQMPSKGCEPNVITYNCFFGCLGKPREILKLFDRMIESGVRPRMDTYVMLMRKFGRWGFLRPVFILWEKMEKQGLSPDVSAYNALIDTLVQKGMVDMARKYDEEMLARGLSAKPRVELGTKLTSADCGSS is encoded by the coding sequence ATGCTTTCGTCTGTTATTTCTCGATATTCAACTTTCTTACCTTCTTCTTTGCTTCTCGCCCAATTCGAAAACTTTCTTTTCCATCACGGTTATTACTCCACTCCCTCCAAACCCCAAAATCTCACTTCCTTTCCCAACTATGATGACCCAAATTCATCCCCACCTCTCAATCTTCCAGCCAGTTCAACAAGTGCTTCCTTTGAATCCCTAAACCCCACCATCGTGCAGGAAACGCTCTCTTGTTACAATAATGACTGGAGAAGAGCTTTAGAGTTCTTCAACTGGGCTGAGACGCAGTGTGGCTTCCAACACACCATCCAAACTTGCAACCAGCTTATTGACATTTTGGGCAAGTTTTTTGAATTTGATGCAGCTTGGAATATGATTGAGAAAATGAGTAGTGTGCCCTCCATGCCCGATCACACCACCTTCCGGGTGTTATTCAAACGTTATGTGTCTGCTCACATGGTTAAAGAAGCAATTGATATGTTTGATAAGGCGGAGGAATTTAATTTAAGAGATcacatttcattttcaaatcTAATTGATGCTCTATGTGAGTATAAGCATGTGATAGAGGCCGAAGAGTTGTGCTTCCCTAAGAACAAGAATGATGTGAAGTATTCTTGTTTTAAAGTGGACACAAAAATATGTAATATGCTTCTTCGTGGGTGGTTCAAAATGAGTTGGTGGGGGAAGTGTAGACAGTTTTGGGAAGAGATGGACACAAGGGGTGTGCAAAAGGATCTATATTCGTACTCTATTTACATGGATGTACAATGCAAGAGCGGAAAACCATGGAAAACTGTAAAATTAtacaaagaaatgaagaagaagggaaTTGACTTGGATGTGATCGCGTATAACACTGTCATCCGTGCTATTGGGATTTCAGATGGTGTTGATGTAGCAGCTAAGCTTTGTCAAGAGATGATTGAGTTGGGGTGCAAACCAAATGTTTCTACATATAACACACTCATCAAGCTTAtgtgtgaaaatgggaggtacaAAGACGCATATAGATTGCTTAATCAAATGCCTAGCAAGGGTTGCGAGCCTAATGTCATTACATACAACTGCTTTTTTGGATGCCTTGGAAAGCCCAGAGAGATTCTCAAGTTGTTTGATAGAATGATCGAAAGCGGAGTGCGGCCTAGGATGGACACTTATGTCATGCTTATGAGGAAATTTGGAAGATGGGGATTTCTACGACCAGTCTTTATTCTTTGGGAAAAGATGGAAAAACAGGGGTTGAGTCCAGATGTGTCTGCTTACAATGCATTAATTGACACGTTGGTGCAAAAGGGTATGGTTGATATGGCACGCAAATATGATGAAGAGATGTTAGCAAGGGGCCTTTCAGCTAAGCCTAGGGTAGAACTGGGGACAAAGTTGACTAGTGCTGACTGTGGAAGCAGCTGA
- the LOC142182050 gene encoding uncharacterized protein LOC142182050: MENFDHRFQRTDQWMPVYSWLESLDTDEVIKSKEIIDWLTANPDVREQLNSRHSRYHLMHYIKKCHMKILKRKEKKKGPEFTNNMSLSEAQESEKVKKFAPPQIADNNLSTLPKDSELYKAKQTEARQKYEILVELEKQLLMHLPKPENIGSLREN, translated from the exons ATG GAAAATTTTGATCATCGATTTCAACGAACTGATCAGTGGATGCCTGTTTATTCCTGGTTAGAGTCTCTAGACACGGATGAGGTGATTAAATCAAAGGAAATTATAGACTGGCTTACTGCAAATCCTGATGTGAGAGAACAATTAAATTCAAGGCATTCACGTTACCATTTGATGCATTACATTAAAAAATGCCACATGAAAATTCTAAagaggaaggagaagaagaag GGACCAGAATTCACCAACAACATGTCTTTGTCAGAAGCTCAGGAAAGTGAAAAAGTGAAGAAATTTGCTCCTCCACAAATTGCAG ACAACAATTTGAGCACCCTGCCAAAGGACAGTGAACTCTACAAAGCAAAGCAAACAGAAGCTCGGCAAAAATATGAGAT TCTAGTAGAGTTGGAGAAACAGCTTTTGATGCACTTGCCAAAGCCTGAAAACATAGGCAGTTTGAGAGAAAACTGA